Proteins co-encoded in one Quercus robur chromosome 8, dhQueRobu3.1, whole genome shotgun sequence genomic window:
- the LOC126697324 gene encoding uncharacterized protein LOC126697324 encodes MRFKTGSPKDQESLQPNTKYNLRKSLAWDSAFFTSPGVLDPEELFQTLKLSDMGNSLDTIGNGEQKVVPSESLEAEKTSSIGECNLRKSLAWDSAFFTSAGKLYF; translated from the exons ATGCGGTTTAAGACCGGGAGTCCTAAGGACCAGGAATCTTTACAACCAAACACAAAGTATAATTTACGCAAGAGTTTGGCATGGGATAGTGCCTTTTTCACTAGTCCAG GAGTTCTGGATCCGGAAGAGTTGTTTCAGACTCTTAAATTAAGTGATATGGGaaattcacttgacacaattGGGAATGGGGAACAAAAGGTTGTGCCTTCTGAGTCCTTGGAAGCTGAAAAGACAAGTAGTATTGGTGAATGTAATCTGCGCAAAAGTTTGGCTTGGGATAGTGCATTTTTCACTAGTGCAGGTAAACTTTATTTCTAG